The following coding sequences lie in one Hoplias malabaricus isolate fHopMal1 chromosome 14, fHopMal1.hap1, whole genome shotgun sequence genomic window:
- the rasef gene encoding ras and EF-hand domain-containing protein, with the protein MESDVQTVSLSSLFRSCDADNSGRIEKAEFFHLCSELLVHSEDADAIFYELDTDADGVINLDDFVKGFQTAASFVRQAVDEEMEETGERGKEPETFSLAWEDFRSRLGEQQKFIPRIDQVSTLYQNISLTEVRIIPQYERVILNFIREIKLQNTEMEHLALAVKRAQDQAAIQLSEMEDEMDQRIQTTERNTRIQESKKAEEALSSLKHHYETQLTELQQKICILQAIEDQNKFTNIKEENADLKRKNNELTLQNQKLKQELLESHTTLAFLQSELDSIKSDLTDQSINCERDEALMRCFAEERDNLERQIEMLQSANRKLHDSNDGLRTALENSQTKNKGQRLSPGNTMTSRKCAPYFERCCNVCAEDDYSQLQIMECLRRKSCDTLALALCDPMRRHSFEVDSLPESCVDSGMSTLRSNNGYDSEHESIYKNPDLQTDTSTTLSADTSDTEVRGEMLCESDSESVQSWTAVKPEVLVPEKKCLSAIFTEREKDELVVKPRASDKTYKIVLAGDAAVGKSSFLLRLCKNEFKGTTSATLGVDFQMKTLVVDGVPTVLQLWDTAGQERFRSIAKSYFRRADGVLLLYDVTCEKSFLNVREWVDIIEDVSQDDVPIMLVGNKTDLRQQALQNGITCIPTSYGEKLAMTYSSLFCETSAKDGSNIVEAVLHLAREVIKYAHEHKEPASVTKLSGSHNKKISSLNCCMV; encoded by the exons ATGGAGTCAGATGTTCAGACCGTGAGTCTGTCCTCGCTCTTCAGGTCGTGTGATGCTGATAATTCGGGGAGGATTGAAAAAGCTGAGTTTTTCCATCTTTGTTCAGAGCTTCTGGTCCATTCCGAGGACGCAGACGCAATTTTCTACGAACTGGACACTGACGCAGACGGTGTCATAAACTTGGATGACTTTGTTAAAGGCTTTCAAACGGCGGCGAGCTTCGTGAGACAAGCAGTAGACGAAGAAATGGAAGAGACGGGGGAACGGGGAAAAGAGCCAGAAACTTTCTCTCTGGCCTGGGAGGACTTCAGGTCCAGGCTTGGAGAGCAGCAGAAATTCATCCCGCG tatcgACCAGGTGTCAACGCTGTACCAGAACATCAGTCTGACTGAGGTCAGGATCATTCCTCAGTATGAGAGAGTCATACTCAACTTCATCAGAGAGATCAAACTGCAGAACACAGAGATGGAGCACTTGGCTCTGGCCGTGAAAAG GGCTCAGGACCAGGCTGCCATTCAGCTAAGTGAGATGGAAGATGAGATGGATCAGCGCATTCAAACAACGGAGAGAAACACACGGATACAG GAGTCTAAGAAAGCTGAAGAAGCACTGAGCAGCCTGAAACACCACTATGAAACTCAGCTGACTGAGTTACAACAAAAGATCTGCATCCTGCAGGCA ATTGAAGACCAGAACAAGTTCACCAATATTAAAGAAGAGAACGCAGATTTGAAGCGGAAGAACAATGAGCTGACATTG CAAAACCAGAAGCTAAAGCAGGAGCTGCTGGAGTCTCATACCACTCTAGCTTTCCTGCAGAGTGAACTGGACTCCATTAAGAGTGATCTAACTGATCAGAGCATCAACTGTGAACG GGACGAGGCTCTAATGAGGTGTTTTGCCGAGGAGAGGGACAACCtggagagacagatagagatgCTACA GTCAGCAAACAGGAAGCTTCATGACAGCAATGATGGTTTACGCACAGCTCTGGAGAACAGCCAGACCAAAAACAAGGGACAG CGATTATCTCCTGGAAATACTATGACTAGCAGAAAGTGTGCGCCATATTTTGAAAG ATGCTGTAATGTATGCGCGGAAGATGACTACAGTCAGCTGCAGATAATGGAGTGTCTGCGCAGAAAGAGCTGTGACACTCTGGCCCTGGCACTGTGTGACCCCATGCGCAGACACAGCTTTGAGGTGGATAGTTTGCCTGAGAGCTGCGTAGACAGTGGAATGTCCACTCTCCGCTCCAACAATGGCTATGACTCTGAGCACGAGAGCATTTACAAAAACCCTGATCTCCAAACAGATACTTCCACAACTCTGTCTGCAGACACTTCAGACACAGAG GTGAGAGGGGAAATGTTGTGTGAATCAGACAGTGAGTCGGTTCAGAGTTGGACTGCAGTAAAGCCAGAGGTCCTTGTACCAGAAAAGAAATGCCTTTCAGCCATCTTCACTGAG AGAGAAAAGGACGAGTTAGTGGTGAAGCCGCGGGCATCTGATAAGACATACAAGATTGTGTTAGCAGGAGATGCTGCGGTGGGCAAGTCAAGCTTCCTCCTGCGTCTCTGCAAGAACGAGTTCAAAGGCACCACTAGCGCCACACTTG gaGTTGATTTTCAAATGAAGACTCTTGTGGTGGATGGAGTGCCAACAGTGTTACAGCTTTGGGACACAGCAGGTCAGGAGAG GTTCAGAAGCATTGCGAAATCCTACTTCAGACGAGCAGATGGGGTCCTTTTGCTTTACGACGTCACTTGCGAGAAGAGTTTTCTCAATGTGCGTGAATGGGTCGACATCATAGAG GATGTTTCCCAGGATGATGTGCCCATTATGCTGGTGGGGAATAAGACAGATCTGCGGCAGCAGGCTCTTCAGAACGGAATCACGTGCATTCCAACCAGCTACGGAGAGAAGTTAGCCATG ACGTACAGTTCACTCTTCTGTGAGACAAGTGCAAAGGATGGCTCCAACATCGTTGAGGCTGTGCTCCATTTAGCACG